A single window of Watersipora subatra chromosome 9, tzWatSuba1.1, whole genome shotgun sequence DNA harbors:
- the LOC137403993 gene encoding tubulin-specific chaperone C-like — protein sequence MSDVQAIESSDMADTDEIGILDKKDIVGKRIQDREDERMREIAKRKEEAEKIDSKMEKTEVFMEKLTSGVGAIKRGLANASKQDINSLPSYFDTLSTELCEIQKFVTDSVMFLPSYDIAQKQQQLNDLQGEISLSRNSLLPKSKFAFKNRKKQRVVESKSPDRATESVAQPTNLSLSQLTANEYRINSVSNQIMKIDADSTTNKDIVISSITESTLQILGNPSAMHFTNLTDSTIVAGPCGRSIFIENCSNCVLVLACQQLRIHEAVNCSFFIHVTSRAIIEDSKGLKFAPYKLSYDGLEEHYRESGLNRQINNWYDVDDFNWLVTDKQSPNWTVIPEDARISHSI from the exons ATGTCTGATGTACAAGCTATCGAGTCGTCGGATATGGCAGATACTGATGAAATAGGTATTTTAGACAAAAAAGATATTGTTGGTAAAAGGATACAAGATCGTGAAGATGAGCGTATGCGAGAAATTGCAAAAAGAAAAGAAGAGGCGGAGAAAATTGATTCTAAAATGGAAAAAACAGAGGTGTTCATGGAGAAATTGACTTCAGGCGTTGGTGCGATTAAGAGAGGTCTGGCCAATGCGTCAAAACAAGATATAAACTCACTACCGTCTTATTTTGATACATTGTCAACTGAGCTATGTGAAATTCAGAAATTCGTAACAGACTCTGTAATGTTTCTACCAAGTTATGATATAGCCCAAAAACAGCAACAGTTGAACGATTTACAAGGAGAAATTTCTTTAAGCCGAAACAGCTTACTTCCTAAATCTAAATTTGCATTCAAAAATCGAAAAAAGCAAAGAGTCGTTGAAAGCAAGTCGCCTGACAGAGCGACCGAAAGCGTGGCGCAGCCAACTAATCTGTCGTTGTCACAATTGACTGCTAATGAATATCGTATTAACTCTGTGTCAAACCAAATTATGAAGATTGATGCGGATAGCACCACCAACAAAGATATTGTAATTTCTTCAATAACTGAAAGCACTCTGCAGATCTTGGGTAATCCTAGTGCCATGCATTTTACGAACTTGACAGATTCAACTATAGTAGCTGGACCTTGTGGAAG GTCGATCTTTATTGAGAATTGCTCAAACTGTGTCCTAGTCTTGGCGTGCCAACAGCTGCGGATCCATGAAGCAGTTAACTGCAGTTTCTTTATACACGTGACTAGCAGGGCTATTATAGAAGATAGCAAAG GCTTAAAGTTTGCTCCCTACAAACTTTCCTATGATGGCCTTGAGGAACACTACAGGGAGTCTGGCCTCAATCGACAGATAAATAATTGGTATGATGTAGATGATTTCAACTGGCTCGTCACAGACAAGCAATCTCCTAATTGGACAGTCATCCCAGAGGATGCGCGAATATCTCATAGTATTTAG